The sequence CAGTTTATAGAAGCTGGAGGTTATCAAACCCGCGAATGGTGGTCAGCAGCAGGGTGGCAATGGCTACAGAATAATCCTGTTGCAAAGCCTCTCTATTGGTCAGACGGGAAAGAATGGGCAGATCATCCCGTTTATGGGGTCAGTTGGTATGAAGCCGAAGCCTACGCCAATTTTGTCGGGAAACGCCTTCCCACAGAAGCAGAATGGGAAAAAGCAGCCCGTTGGCATCAAGATCTAAATCAATCCACAACTTATCCTTGGGGAGACAATTTTCCGAACTCATCTCATGGTAACTACGACACACGCATCGGACAAACCACTCCTGTTAATGCTTATCTGGCTGGAGAAAGTGATTATGGCTGTTATGACTTAATCGGGAATGTTTGGGAATGGACAGCAGATTGGTTTTCCCCCTATCCTAATTTTCAAGCCTATCCTTATCGCGGTTATTCAGAAGTGTATTTCGACAACCAGCATCGCGTTTTACGGGGGGGAAGTTGGGCAACTCGCCCTTGGGCTTTAGATAGTTGTTGGCGGAATTGGTATTATCCTCATCTTCGTCAAATTTTTGTCGGTTTTCGGTGTGCAAAGACTGTTATAAGTTAATTTGAGAGATTTAAGATTATATTGGCTTATTAATATGACAATTTATATCCAAGATCCCACGATTAAAAATCAATATCGTAGTACAGGTATTGTTCGTGGGATTTATCTTCCCAGTGATACAGCAAGTGCAGAGGGTGTATTAATCACCCGAGATGGGATGTTTCCCGCAGAATTGTTTCGGAGATGGTGGCAACCCCCGCAAAAAGAATTAGTTTGGAATTGTTGGTTAAAAACCCTCAGAGAAGATCCCTCTCTCCACTTTATTCTAAAAGGAACTTATAGAACCGAAGATGGAGAAAATATTTCCCCAGATAGCATCCTTGAAGATCGCTTTAGTATTCGAGGAAATTTACTATTCTGGAATGAAGATCAGGGGAATTTTGGCATTAGTATCCGTCCCAATAAAGATGCAATCCGTAAATTTAAGCCCTTTTTTATTGAAGTTCAGGGCAGATTAGTCAGTCCCAAAGCAGGGGCTTTTTGGGAAGTAGAAGCGGTGAGGAAGGGCAATAAACTCGTGTTAGTAGAGGCTCAAGAAGTCTTTCCACCAATGAAGAAAAAGAAGAAGGGAAAACCTAAACCAAAAGATATATCTAAGGTGGAAACACAGGACAATGATCAGCCGAAAAAATCAGTGACCAATCAACACAAAGAGAAAAGATAATGAGCAGTTTAAGGCGATCGCGCTAACCCTTCTCAAGGGTTGCTTCCACTCCAGATCTGCCAAGGCTGGGGAGTCACCTTAACTTGGCTTCAGCAGCATTCTTCTTCGACTTGTTGGAGAAGGACAAGGGCTTCGTTATCATTGTACTCCTCGAATAAAGACCGCATCGGGTTAATCTGGCTGCCGACAAAATAGAGTTCGTCTTGTCCTAGGGCTTCGCGATCGCGCAGTTTTTGTCGAAAATAATCCAGCCAAGGGCTTTCATGAGGGGGAGAAGCCAAATATTGTTCAATATAACTCAGAAGGCGCTTTGATTTGCCATCGCAGTCAATTCCCTCAAAACTGACATAGCGATCCGTTTTTTCGGTTGTCATTCCCTGTCTCGCTGCTCTTACTTTAATTCTTATTTGTTAGAAAATGAATGATTAATTATTACTGAGAATAGCAAAACTTTGACCAACATGGCAAGTGGTTTTCTGATCGTGGAATCAGAACAGAAAAAAGTCAATCACCTGATATAGCAATATGATCTCATTTGTAAAAACTAGCTCAACCTTACTTACTAAGGGGGGAATTAAAGGGGGGATTGCTAGGGGGTACAACTGATTTAGAATTGCTATAGCACTTCCCAATCTCATGAGGTACATTCTAAATTTTGGTTCTTTGTTCTTTGTTGGTTGTTAATCAATGAACCACGAACCATGAACCATGAACCATGAACATCCACCGACTCGCATTACGTACCTCAACCAACTAGGAAACGCTATATATAGCAATCCCAAATAAATTGTCAATTAATCTCCCCCAGCCCTCCTTCGTAATGGGGAACGATTAATCAACTTTTTACGAATGATTGAGAACTGCGATATGTTTCCTATGAACACTCCTTTAATCTTGATAATAATAAGATCATTTCATCAATGATAGCTCGTTGTTCTGATGAATAACGTTGAGAATGATTGAGAAGCACACTAAAAATTAATGTTTCATAATGAGGTGGATTAACATAACCCGATAACGTAGAAATTCCAGTGAGGGTTCCAGTTTTTCCTTGTAGGTTTCCTTGTAATGGGGTTTCTTGAAACCGATTTTTTAATGTTCCGTTGATCCCTGCGACAGCCAGTGAAGACTTGAAAATTTCAAAGTTTTTGCTAGTTAACATCCCTTGTAAAAGTTGCGCGATCGCGCGGGGAGTGGCTAAATTACGCCGTGACAGCCCAGATCCATCCGCAAGAGAGTAATGATTCGGTGACACTCCTAAGGCGGTTAATTCCTTCTCAATTGCCTTTTCTCCGCTTTCCGCAATTAAACTTTTTAACACGGCTTCTGCATATAAATTATTACTATTGCGATTAATTTCTGTGATTAATTCACTCAGAGAAGGAGACACCAGTTCACTCACGCGTGCACCTGAAACTAAACTCAAATCTGAGTCTAAAAATTGAACTTGATCGACTTTAATTCCATTTTCCCCAAGTTGAGTTAGCAAAACATCTCGGAAATAATAATCGGGATTCGGGATGGCTAATTGCCAAACATCTGTTTTAATATCTTGGGGTAATGTTCCCCTTAAATTCAGTTCTGACGTGCCAAATTTTCGGTTTAATTCCACTTGATAATCTGTATTGGCTGGTGCGGTTACTGCTTCTCCCTTCAGCGTCCATTGTGATGCAGCAATTGGATTATCCCAATCAATTTTAACCACTTCTCCAACCTTTTGTGGACGTAAGGTTAATGTGACAGCATTTTCATCTAAAATTAAACTGTTCACAGCAGTTCCATACGCTGCATAAACATCTTCCCATTCCCAAGTGGAATTAATGGCTGGTGTGTCAAAATATCCCGTTTCTAAGACAAGAGTTGCAATGGAACGAATTCCAGTTTGGCTTAAGGTTTCTGCAAGTTTTTCCAAATCATTCCGATTTAAAGACGGATCACCTTTTCCAATAATCTGTAAGGTTTGAAGATGAGGAGGGCTTCCTTCGGCAAAAATTGGGGTTATAATTTCAAACTGAGGACTGAATTGATTTAAAGCTGCTGCTGTTGTAAATAGCTTGATATTAGAAGCGGGAATAAAAAACTGATCCGCATTTTTTTGATATAAAATTGTTTCCGAAACCGACGATTGAATAATGATTCCCCAACGAGACCCGTCAGCACTATTTTCCAGAATCGGATCAATTTTTTCAGGGAGTTGTTGTGGACAAAAGGATTCTAAATCAGAATCAGTCTCTTTCGCTAACATCTTGGTATTAGTTAGAAATAAGATGAAGCTAGATAACAGTAAGTAATGAAGAGTCAGTTTAATATTCAATGATTTCTTAAGATGAACTTACTTTTAACTGGGGTGCTGCATTGAGTAAGGTTTTGGTATAAGGATGTTTCGGAGAATTAAAGAGGGCTTCTGTTTCTCTTAATTCAACAATTTTTCCTTGATTCATCACCGCAATCCGATTACACAAAAACCTAGCAACAGAAAGATCATGAGTAATAAATAAATAGGTTAAATTAAACTCTTCTTTCAGGGATCGCATTAAATCTAAAACTTGCGTTTGTACGGTCGCATCTAGCATACTCACCGGTTCATCACAGATCATTAATTTGGGATTAGTAATTAACGATCGCGCGATCGAAACTCGTTGTTGTTGACCGCCAGATAAATCTTTGGGATAGCGATGATAATATTCATCCACTGGCGTTAATCCCACTTTTTCTAAAATACTTTTTACCTTCTCTTTTGCATCCCGATTCTTGGCTAGGTTATGAATCAATAAGGGATCAGCGATACTTTCTCCCACTTTCATCAACGGATTTAAACAGGCTAACGGATCTTGAAAAATCATCTGAATTTGACGACGAAATTTCCGCACCGCAACCTCCGATAACATCGTTAAATCACTCCCTAAAAACTCAACTTTTCCCGAGGTGGGACGCACCAACTGTAAAAGACTCCGAGACAAGGTACTTTTTCCACAACCCGATTCTCCCACTAAGCCTAAAATTTCTCCTGGAAATAAATCAAAACTCACCCCATCTACGGCTTTAATTATCGTGGGTTCTTTTTTAAGTAACTGTTGGATTAAATTTTGTTCTAAGGTGTAGTGCTGAACCAGATTTTCCACTCGTAATAGGGGAGTTTCTTCTGAAATTTGCGAGGCTTGTTTTGAGTTAACGTGCAAGTGAAGGGCTGCATTTAATAAAGACTGTGTATAATCATGATTGGGGTCTGATAAAACCTGTTCTGCTTGGCCTTCTTCTACCAGCTTTCCTTGATACATGACCGCGACGCGATCGCAGTATTCTCCGACTAAGGCTAAGTCATGAGAAATTAACAGCAACCCGACATTTTTTTCCTGACACAAACGGGTAAGTTCTTGTAAAATTTCCGCCGAAACCGTAACATCTAAACTGGTGGTTGGTTCATCGGCAATAATTAATTTTGGTTCTAACAATAAAGCTAAAGCAATGGCAACCCGTTGACGCATTCCGCCACTAAATTCATGAGGATATTGTGACCAGCGATTGGCTGGAATTTTTACGGATTCTAAAGCAGCGATCGCGCTTTGTTTCGCTTCTTTTTGCGATAATTGAGGACGATGGGCTTTCAGGGTTTCTAAACAGTGCGTCCCGATCGTCATCAACGGATTTAACCGTGTCATCGGATCTTGAAACACCAGTGAAACCACTTCTCCCCGAAACTGGCGCAACCGTTGGGGAGTCATCTCTAAAATCGATTCTCCCTGAAACTGTAACTCCCCTTCTACCCTAGCATTGGTCAACAAACGCATTACCGCCCGTCCTAAAGTGGATTTTCCGCACCCTGACTCCCCCACTAAACCCAATCTTTCCCCCGCTTGCAAGACCAGAGAAACATCATCAACTGCAGTTGTTAAACTAGAACATGAGCGGGTGGGGTAGTTGACTTTTAGGTGCTTCAGAGTCAGCAAAGCCTCAGACATCTTGTTAATGGTCATTCTTTTGTAAACGCATCCGCGAAATCAATTAATTTTCCCACGCGATCGCGCACTGTGGTCAAACGCTGTTGAGAAGTCTGACTGCTTCGTGACGTTTGCAAGAACATCATGTCGTTTTGTAACAAGCGCATCATACGGTGTACTTCTGTTTGGGAAGATTGCCAACGAGATCGCGTTTCACCAGTCAGTTCTTCTCCCGTTAAAGACATAATTTCCTCTTGGAATTGTGCTTGTAACTGGGAAAAAATAGCTTTTAACTGTTTAGGATTGAAATCTGTGTGCAGATGTTCCTGTAACTGCTTTAAAGTCTCCAAAAACACTTGATAGCGTTCTCGATAAGAGAGGGGTAACATGATGACCTGAGTTTGCGTTACAATTTCTGGAATTAACAGGGATGTTAAAAAACCTTAACTTTATTTTGATCCAGGGAAAATCAAACGAGCGAGATTGCCATTTCCGCAACCGACTACAGAGGAATGTTGGCAATAAAACCATTTTAATCCTTGTCAAACATTGTAGAACACTTATAGCCAACCAATTATGGACGCGATGTCTTCGACACGAGCTTTGCTCTACGCGCAAAAAGCCCCCACCGAATATAACACACCACTCCCACAGTGGTTAGCAGATTGCATTGATATTGCCAATGATCCCAGTCAAGACAATCAAGATGCGAAACTGATTGCGGAAGCCTTCCAATTCGCCTACAACTTGCATGAGGGTCAATACCGCCGTTCTGGAGAACCTTACATTGCCCACCCTGTTGCGGTTGCAGGGTTAATTCGCGATTTAGGTGGGGGGAGTGCCATGATCGCAGCTGGTTTCCTTCACGACATTGTAGAAGATACCGACATTACCTGCGAAGAAATTCAAGA comes from Halothece sp. PCC 7418 and encodes:
- the cowN gene encoding N(2)-fixation sustaining protein CowN, yielding MTTEKTDRYVSFEGIDCDGKSKRLLSYIEQYLASPPHESPWLDYFRQKLRDREALGQDELYFVGSQINPMRSLFEEYNDNEALVLLQQVEEECC
- the dacB gene encoding D-alanyl-D-alanine carboxypeptidase/D-alanyl-D-alanine-endopeptidase; protein product: MLAKETDSDLESFCPQQLPEKIDPILENSADGSRWGIIIQSSVSETILYQKNADQFFIPASNIKLFTTAAALNQFSPQFEIITPIFAEGSPPHLQTLQIIGKGDPSLNRNDLEKLAETLSQTGIRSIATLVLETGYFDTPAINSTWEWEDVYAAYGTAVNSLILDENAVTLTLRPQKVGEVVKIDWDNPIAASQWTLKGEAVTAPANTDYQVELNRKFGTSELNLRGTLPQDIKTDVWQLAIPNPDYYFRDVLLTQLGENGIKVDQVQFLDSDLSLVSGARVSELVSPSLSELITEINRNSNNLYAEAVLKSLIAESGEKAIEKELTALGVSPNHYSLADGSGLSRRNLATPRAIAQLLQGMLTSKNFEIFKSSLAVAGINGTLKNRFQETPLQGNLQGKTGTLTGISTLSGYVNPPHYETLIFSVLLNHSQRYSSEQRAIIDEMILLLSRLKECS
- a CDS encoding ABC transporter ATP-binding protein; this translates as MTINKMSEALLTLKHLKVNYPTRSCSSLTTAVDDVSLVLQAGERLGLVGESGCGKSTLGRAVMRLLTNARVEGELQFQGESILEMTPQRLRQFRGEVVSLVFQDPMTRLNPLMTIGTHCLETLKAHRPQLSQKEAKQSAIAALESVKIPANRWSQYPHEFSGGMRQRVAIALALLLEPKLIIADEPTTSLDVTVSAEILQELTRLCQEKNVGLLLISHDLALVGEYCDRVAVMYQGKLVEEGQAEQVLSDPNHDYTQSLLNAALHLHVNSKQASQISEETPLLRVENLVQHYTLEQNLIQQLLKKEPTIIKAVDGVSFDLFPGEILGLVGESGCGKSTLSRSLLQLVRPTSGKVEFLGSDLTMLSEVAVRKFRRQIQMIFQDPLACLNPLMKVGESIADPLLIHNLAKNRDAKEKVKSILEKVGLTPVDEYYHRYPKDLSGGQQQRVSIARSLITNPKLMICDEPVSMLDATVQTQVLDLMRSLKEEFNLTYLFITHDLSVARFLCNRIAVMNQGKIVELRETEALFNSPKHPYTKTLLNAAPQLKVSSS
- the patD gene encoding heterocyst frequency control protein PatD produces the protein MLPLSYRERYQVFLETLKQLQEHLHTDFNPKQLKAIFSQLQAQFQEEIMSLTGEELTGETRSRWQSSQTEVHRMMRLLQNDMMFLQTSRSSQTSQQRLTTVRDRVGKLIDFADAFTKE